The following DNA comes from Nocardia sp. XZ_19_385.
TAGTGGCTGAAGTCGTCGGAGGAGGTGAGCTGTGCCGGGTTCCAGTACGACACCGGCGCGGGCTTGTCCACGACCTCGGGAGGCATGGAGATCTCGGCCTGCACCGGTCGCGAAGCCTTCTGCGGCTGGGCGGCTTTCGGCTCCCCGAGCTTGTCGATCTCGCTGAACAGCGCCTCGACGATCGTGTGCATCTGCTTCTGCGCGATCTGCGCGTAGGTGCGGATGTATTCGATCTCCGCGGGCGCCGGCTCCGGAGCGCCCTTGGGCACCGTGGTGAGCGACGCGATCCCATCGGCGGCCTGCGCCGCGGACTCCTGCGCCTGCCGCAGAATGTCGGCGTACTGCTGCCGCGCCGCCGCGACGAGTTCGCGCGCGTAGACCTCGGCCTCGGCCACGGTCGACTCCGCCGACAGCTGCGCCTGGCTCAGCATGTTCACCGCGCGGATATTCACCCCGAGCAGGTCGTGCTGGGCTTCCTCGCGCAACTGGTGGTTCTCCCGGCGCACCGCCGCGAGGTCGGACCGCAGTTGCTCCACGGTGAACGTGTCCGCGGGCGTCGAGGACTTGTACATCGCGAGCTGGCGTTCCAGATCGGAGACCCGGGAAGCCAGGTAGTCGTTGTCCGACAGCAGCGACTTCTCACCGCTGAACTCGAGTTGCTGGCTGAGCCGCTTGTTGGTGGCATTGAGCCGCGATACCTCGCGCGCGACCCGCTCCAGGAATTCTTCGACGTCGTTCTCGTCGTATCCGCGCCGGCCCAGCGCCGATCTCTTGAACTTCGCCTTCTCGATATCGCGTGGCTTCAGCGCCATGTGGTCACCTCATGTCCGGTCCCCGCCGGAATAGTGTCGGCACCGGTCATTGCCAGTGCCTCGGCCGCTGCGGGCTCTGGCTCCGCGACCGTGTCGAACTGTTCGAATCTGATGGCCGAGCGCGGCATGCCCGCCGCGGCCAGCTCGGTGGTGGTGTGCTCGATCATCGGTGTGGATCCGCATACCAGCGCGGTGTAGCCCTGCCAGTGGTGCGCCTGGGTGGCGACGGTTCCGACCACACCCTTGGCGCCGGGGTAGGTCGGATCCTCGGAGACGACCGGGGTGTAGCGGAACCACGGCCGGGTGTCGGCCATCTCACTGAGGAAGTGGTGTTCGTAGAGGTTCCATTGCGTCCGGACGCCGTGGAACAGATGGACATTCGTGGTCCGGCCGGTTTCCCGCCAGTCCGCGTCGAGCTGTTCGATGACCGCGCTCATCGGCGCGAGGCCGGTGCCGCCGGCGATCATCAGCAGGTCGCCGTGCAGCTCGTCGGTCAGGGTGAGCGCCGTGCCGATCGGCGCACCGAGCTTCACCGTGTCACCGGGCCGGATCTCCCGGGCCAGCGGCGCGCTGACGTGCCCGCCCGCCACGATCTGCACATTCAGATCGATGGTGCCGTCGGCTCGCGGCGCGTTCGCGGGCGTGTAGTACCGCCACAATTTGGGTCGCTGCGGAATCTCGAGGGCCATCGACTGGCCGGCCACGTACGGGTACGGCTCGGTCGGGCGAATCCGCAGCACCGCGACATCGATGCTGCGGCGGTCGGTTCCGATGACTTCGGCTTCCCACCAGGCGGGGGAGGTCGCCTCGTCGTCTTCGGCGGCGACCACCATCAGCTTGGCGACGATGCCGTAGGCCTCGGCCCAATCCGCCGCGAGGCTGTCGGTCCAGGCCGCGCCCA
Coding sequences within:
- a CDS encoding DivIVA domain-containing protein, producing MALKPRDIEKAKFKRSALGRRGYDENDVEEFLERVAREVSRLNATNKRLSQQLEFSGEKSLLSDNDYLASRVSDLERQLAMYKSSTPADTFTVEQLRSDLAAVRRENHQLREEAQHDLLGVNIRAVNMLSQAQLSAESTVAEAEVYARELVAAARQQYADILRQAQESAAQAADGIASLTTVPKGAPEPAPAEIEYIRTYAQIAQKQMHTIVEALFSEIDKLGEPKAAQPQKASRPVQAEISMPPEVVDKPAPVSYWNPAQLTSSDDFSH
- a CDS encoding globin domain-containing protein; this translates as MDIPALQTSWRDVEKVGDEAVLYFYSHLFMAHPDVRAMFPVSMAAQRGKFFAALGRIVSNVDKIGADPSFVQQLGRDHRKFEVVADHYPAAGASLLATLQYFLGAAWTDSLAADWAEAYGIVAKLMVVAAEDDEATSPAWWEAEVIGTDRRSIDVAVLRIRPTEPYPYVAGQSMALEIPQRPKLWRYYTPANAPRADGTIDLNVQIVAGGHVSAPLAREIRPGDTVKLGAPIGTALTLTDELHGDLLMIAGGTGLAPMSAVIEQLDADWRETGRTTNVHLFHGVRTQWNLYEHHFLSEMADTRPWFRYTPVVSEDPTYPGAKGVVGTVATQAHHWQGYTALVCGSTPMIEHTTTELAAAGMPRSAIRFEQFDTVAEPEPAAAEALAMTGADTIPAGTGHEVTTWR